In one window of Epinephelus fuscoguttatus linkage group LG20, E.fuscoguttatus.final_Chr_v1 DNA:
- the phf5a gene encoding PHD finger-like domain-containing protein 5A has product MAKHHPDLIFCRKQAGVAIGRLCEKCDGKCVICDSYVRPCTLVRICDECNYGSYQGRCVICGGPGVSDAYYCKECTIQEKDRDGCPKIVNLGSSKTDLFYERKKYGFKKR; this is encoded by the exons ATGGCTAAACATCATCCAGATTTGATTTTTTGCAGAAAACAAGCCGGTGTCG CTATCGGGAGACTTTGCGAGAAAT GTGATGGAAAATGTGTCATCTGTGATTCCTATGTGAGGCCGTGCACACTGGTGCGCATCTGTGATGAGTGTAACTACGGCTCCTATCAGGGACGCTGTGTGATCTGCGGAGGGCCCGGAGTATCTGATGCCTACTACTGTAAAGAGTGCACCATCCAGGAGAAAGAT CGAGATGGGTGTCCAAAGATTGTGAACTTGGGCAGCTCCAAAACAGATCTGTTTTATGAACGAAAGAAGTATGGCTTCAAGAAGAGGTGA
- the aco2 gene encoding aconitate hydratase, mitochondrial, whose amino-acid sequence MATYCLTVARLQLALGHGARRLHVSAAYRAKANVSMSRFEPTSYINYEKLQSNVDIVQKRLNRPLTLSEKIVYGHLDDAHNQEIDRGRTYLRLRPDRVAMQDATAQMAMLQFISSGLPKVAVPSTIHCDHLIEAQTGGVKDLARAKEINQEVYNFLASAGAKYGVGFWKPGSGIIHQIILENYAYPGVMLIGTDSHTPNGGGLGAICIGVGGADAVDVMAGIAWELKCPKVIGVKLTGSLSGWTSPKDVILKVAGILTVKGGTGAIVEYHGPGVDSISCTGMATICNMGAEIGATTSVFPYNHRMRTYLEKTGRGQIAALADEYSDLLVPDEGCEYDELIELNLDELKPHINGPFTPDLAHPVSEVGAVAEKNGWPLEVKVGLIGSCTNSSYEDMGRAASVAKQALDKGLKCKAQFTVTPGSEQIRATIERDGYSKILGDVGGVVLANACGPCIGQWDRKDIKKGDKNTIVTSFNRNFTARNDANPATHAFVTSPEIVTALAIAGTLNFNPETDFLTAPNGEKFKLEPPNGDELPSKDFDPGQDTYQHPPPDGSSLKVDVSPESNRLQLLEPFDKWSGKDLEDMKVLIKVKGKCTTDHISAAGPWLKFRGHLDNISNNMLIGAVNSENDAINKIKNLLTGEYGGVPDVARHYKANGVSWVVVGDDNYGEGSSREHAALEPRHLGGRAIIVKSFARIHETNLKKQGLLPLTFSNPSDYDKIRPDDKISIKGLKTFAPGKPLSAVVKHSDGSEETLELNHSFNETQIEWFQAGSALNRMKELQ is encoded by the exons ATGGCAACCTACTGTCTCACTGTCGCCCGGCTCCAG CTGGCTCTGGGCCATGGTGCACGGCGCCTGCATGTATCAGCAGCTTACAGAGCCAAGGCCAACGTGTCTATGAGCCGCTTTGAGCCCACTTCCTACATCAACTATGAGAAGCTCCAATCCAACGTGGACATTGTGCAAAAAAG ACTCAACCGGCCACTCACCCTGTCAGAGAAGATCGTGTACGGCCACCTCGATGACGCCCACAACCAGGAGATCGACCGCGGCCGCACTTACCTGCGGCTTCGTCCCGACCGCGTGGCCATGCAGGACGCCACAGCCCAGATGGCAATGCTCCAGTTCATCAGCAGCGGCCTGCCGAAGGTGGCCGTGCCCTCCACCATCCACTGTGACCACCTGATCGAGGCCCAGACTGGAGGAGTTAAGGATCTGGCCAGAGCAAAG GAAATCAACCAGGAGGTCTACAACTTCCTGGCTAGCGCTGGGGCAAAGTATGGAGTTGGCTTCTGGAAACCAGGCTCTGGAATCATCCATCAG ATCATCCTAGAGAACTACGCCTACCCAGGAGTGATGCTGATTGGCACAGATTCCCACACGCCAAACGGTGGTGGGCTTGGTGCCATCTGCATCGGTGTTGGAGGAGCAGACGCTGTAGATGTCATGGCAGGAATCGCCTGGGAGTTAAAGTGCCCCAAG GTGATTGGTGTGAAGTTGACCGGTAGTCTCTCAGGCTGGACGTCTCCTAAGGATGTCATCTTGAAGGTGGCTGGCATCCTGACAGTGAAGGGAGGCACTGGAGCCATCGTAGAATACCATGGGCCAGGAGTTGACTCCATTTCCTGTACTg GAATGGCCACCATTTGCAACATGGGAGCTGAGATTGGAGCCACGACCTCAGTGTTCCCTTACAACCACCGCATGAGGACCTACCTGGAGAAGACTGGACGTGGAC AGATTGCTGCCCTGGCTGATGAATACTCAGACTTGTTGGTACCAGATGAAGGCTGCGAGTATGACGAGCTCATCGAGCTCAATCTGGACGag CTGAAGCCCCACATCAACGGACCCTTCACCCCTGACCTGGCTCACCCAGTGTCTGAAGTAGGCGCTGTTGCTGAGAAGAACGGCTGGCCATTAGAGGTTAAAGTTG GTCTGATCGGCAGCTGCACCAACTCCAGCTATGAGGACATGGGCCGCGCCGCCTCTGTGGCAAAGCAAGCTTTGGATAAAGGCCTGAAGTGCAAGGCTCAGTTCACAGTCACCCCCGGCTCAGAGCAAATTCGCGCCACCATCGAAAGAGATGGATAT tCAAAGATCCTTGGTGATGTTGGAGGCGTGGTCCTGGCCAACGCATGTGGACCCTGCATTGGACAATGGGACAG GAAGGATATCAAAAAGGGAGACAAGAACACGATCGTCACGTCCTTCAACAGAAACTTCACTGCCAGGAATGATGCTAACCCTGCAACACACGCCTTTGTTACCTCCCCTGAG ATTGTCACTGCCCTCGCAATCGCCGGCACATTAAATTTCAACCCAGAGACAGATTTCCTCACAGCCCCCAACGGTGAGAAGTTCAAGCTGGAACCTCCCAACGGAGATGAACTGCCTTCCAAGGACTTTGACCCGGGCCAGGACACCTACCAGCACCCACCTCCTGATGGCTCCAGTCTCAAGGTGGACGTCAGCCCTGAGAGCAACCGGCTACAGCTGCTGGAGCCCTTCGACAAATGGAGCGGAAAGGATCTGGAGGACATGAAAGTTCTCATCAAG GTGAAGGGCAAATGCACCACAGACCACATCAGCGCTGCTGGACCTTGGCTGAAGTTCCGCGGTCACCTGGATAACATCTCCAACAACATGCTGATCGGCGCAGTCAACAGCGAGAATGATGCCATCAACAAGATCAAGAACCTTCTGACAGGGGAGTACGGAGGAGTCCCTGATGTGGCCCGTCACTACAAG GCAAACGGTGTGTCCTGGGTTGTGGTTGGAGATGACAACTACGGTGAGGGCTCCAGCAGAGAGCATGCTGCACTGGAGCCCAGGCATCTGGGAGGAAGAGCCATCATCGTCAAGAGCTTCGCCAGAATTCACG aAACTAACTTGAAGAAGCAGGGTTTGCTGCCACTGACCTTCAGCAACCCATCAGACTATGACAAGATCCGCCCCGATGACAAGATCTCCATCAAGGGACTCAAAACCTTTGCTCCAGGAAAG CCTCTCAGCGCAGTCGTGAAGCACAGCGACGGCAGTGAGGAGACCCTGGAACTGAACCACAGCTTTAACGAGACACAAATCGAATGGTTCCAGGCAGGCTCAGCCCTCAACAGGATGAAGGAGCTGCAGTGA
- the csdc2a gene encoding cold shock domain-containing protein C2a yields MSDQDASSPADQALPLTSPRTPLQLSFPFMREGSRVWERERKPPQPGELPSPLPTKRTRTYSATVRARSGPVFRGVCKNFSRSQGHGFIRPSHGGEDIFVHISDIDGEYVPMEGDEVTYKVCPIPPKNQKIQAVEVVITYLNPGTKHETWSGQIISS; encoded by the exons ATGTCAGACCAAGATGCCTCTTCACCGGCAGACCAGGCGCTGCCGCTCACCTCACCCCGAACCCCCCTGCAGCTCTCCTTTCCCTTCATGAGGGAGGGCAGTCGGGtttgggagagggagaggaaaccACCGCAGCCTGGAGAGCTGCCCAGCCCACTGCCCACCAAACGCACCCGCACATACTCAGC GACAGTGCGAGCCAGATCAGGTCCAGTGTTTAGAGGGGTGTGTAAAAACTTCTCCAGGTCTCAGGGTCATGGATTCATACGTCCCTCTCATGGAGGAGAGGACATCTTCGTCCACATCTCTGA CATCGATGGAGAGTACGTGCCTATGGAAGGGGACGAGGTCACGTACAAGGTGTGCCCCATCCCTCCCAAGAACCAGAAGATCCAGGCTGTCGAGGTGGTGATCACCTACCTGAATCCAGGCACCAAGCACGAGACCTGGTCAGGCCAGATCATCAGCTCCTAG